DNA sequence from the Ogataea parapolymorpha DL-1 chromosome II, whole genome shotgun sequence genome:
CAATTCCACAAtggtgtttctggcccATATCGCGGGCAACTTCGCCAAGGCCGACGAAAGGGACAAGATTGATGCGTACGAACGGCTCCAgaacctggaaaacaagGTGGCCAGTCGTCCGTCGTCAGAGTCGCCGTCCAGCGAGAGACGTTCTTTCTCAGAGACTGCAGACTCGGCCAAGCTCCCGTCCAGTGCGTCCACCGACTCGCTGGCAGCAGGCGGCACGGATTCGTCCTCGCGTAAAGAGGCCTTTGGTCATGACACCAGTCTGCACCCGCTGCTGAAACAGAGCCGGCTGCACATGCCTCCGGTGCGGTCGACATTGAAAATTCGGCCTAGGCCAACGTCCAGGCTCGAGGACATCGAGTACATTGGCCCAGATAAGGTGCTAACAAGCGAAGAGGCCACACGACTGATCAGACTATTCTTTATCACGATGCACCCATTTTTCCCGTACATTCCTGCTGAGTTGCAGGACCCGCAGGTGCTCCCTGGCTACCCTATGTTATTGTGTTCTATCCTAACCATTTCGTCACGGTACCATCCGCTAGAAGCCCAGAACCGACACATCGAGATTCATGAACAGTTGTGGGTCTACTGCCAACGACTCATCAGCATGACAGTCTGGGGAGAGTCGAGTAGCAGAAGCATCGGCACGCTGCTATCATTTCTGCTATTTACCGAGTGGAACCCACGAGCCATCCATTTCCGCTGGAGCGACTACGCTAATATGCCGGAGGATGAGGGCCAAGAAGAGTACACAGGACTGAGTGCCATGAAACGGTCTGAGATCATGTCCTTTATGCTTATCGGCACAGCCACAAGACTCAGCttcctgctggacgagcaCCCGTTGACGTTCCTCGCGACGCACATTTCCGAAACACATTCGGCAATTAATCTGAACAAACGGTCAATGCTCTCACAGACGCTGGGAGAGGTCGACATCAACGATCCTAGCTTCGATTTTACGCCATACCAGAAAGCCACCATCGAACTGCTGCAGTTCACCTCGCTTTGCTACGAATCGCTATATGTGAACAACCCGAAACTGGGAGTTCTCGATAAGCACCAGAACCTCGCTGTGCTCGACATTTTGTCCccgctgctggaaaactgGTACAAAAAATACCACAAGCTACTTAAACCGTCGTCGGCACATAATTTGCACCAGAACTACGAGGATTGTATTTCCGACGCGAAAGTACACAAAGAAGTACACCATCAAGTCGAAAAAGAGGCGCTCATTTTAGATTACTACTACGCAAAGTTGTATGTCTACTCATTGGCTCTGAACGACGACACATCCATGAACATCACCAacagctcgaaaaagggCCGCAATCTGCGattggacgagctcgccaaaTATTCCAGATACGTGGAGCTCGCATACAAGGCAGCCAAAGAAGTGCTCGCAGTGATGCAGCGTGTTAACAAGCTGAGGCTGCTCAAATACATGCCAGTCAGATGGGTGATTCGCGTGATCAAGGCGGTAGCCTTCATTGTCAAGTGCTATCTAACACT
Encoded proteins:
- a CDS encoding Zinc finger transcriptional activator of the Zn2Cys6 family, with amino-acid sequence MDKPKFKRNYLACLNCRTRKVKCDLGSLEAPHDPPCARCKRERKECVFAESRRRGSGRIRQASPVDSRPPSHAASSRSSSRLATIGTGEAISSKTPVDESANTSNSTMVFLAHIAGNFAKADERDKIDAYERLQNLENKVASRPSSESPSSERRSFSETADSAKLPSSASTDSLAAGGTDSSSRKEAFGHDTSLHPLLKQSRLHMPPVRSTLKIRPRPTSRLEDIEYIGPDKVLTSEEATRLIRLFFITMHPFFPYIPAELQDPQVLPGYPMLLCSILTISSRYHPLEAQNRHIEIHEQLWVYCQRLISMTVWGESSSRSIGTLLSFLLFTEWNPRAIHFRWSDYANMPEDEGQEEYTGLSAMKRSEIMSFMLIGTATRLSFLLDEHPLTFLATHISETHSAINLNKRSMLSQTLGEVDINDPSFDFTPYQKATIELLQFTSLCYESLYVNNPKLGVLDKHQNLAVLDILSPLLENWYKKYHKLLKPSSAHNLHQNYEDCISDAKVHKEVHHQVEKEALILDYYYAKLYVYSLALNDDTSMNITNSSKKGRNLRLDELAKYSRYVELAYKAAKEVLAVMQRVNKLRLLKYMPVRWVIRVIKAVAFIVKCYLTLTTDGKTDFSQSDKSTSEIIRLSVIPVEEIILLLQKTAICLRDAAPDELHLCTRYSTILMYLCSQFKTKAVKTRTVVDYEDEINSQAQNEEQPQNPYLENQEYPHPNNLDQQSFDDYFTNPSETLFNWFSDNNNPGLDFVDQFTKEIENEFLKTGLGK